Part of the Paenibacillus guangzhouensis genome is shown below.
TCTCATAGACAGGTTTTACAAGAGAAAAGAGAGACGTAAGGGACGTAGCTAATGGGAGCAGTTTTTCCTTTTTCATTAAGCTAACAGGACACGATAGATCAATGATACAGTGGCAGTCTAGTACTTTATTTCTTAAGAACATCTGGACAATAAATTCGGAAATGAGGGTGTTTATAAGAATGCTACAGAGAAAATTGATTGTGATAGCGAAAGCTTTGATAGCCGCCGCCGTGATAGCAATTACTTTCATGAATATAGATTTTCCGCACGGCAGCCCAAACAACAACGTCGCTCTCGCTGCCGCCAAAGTGAATAGAGATATAACCGTATTATGGAATGGCAAACCGTTGAAACTTGAGTCCGCTCCCGTTTTGCGGAAAGGCATTGTATTTCTGCCCATGCGCGAACTGTTTAATGTCATGGGTGCAGAAATAGCTTTTAATAAAGGACACATTGATGTTCATCAGGCAGATCACTATCTCGGACTGGATGTTGACAGCCTTAAGGCAAATGTCGATGGATCGAACGAAACTTTGCATGCGGCACCATTTTATTCTGGTGGCAGAACCTATATCTCTCTCGACCTGCTGTCTCAAGCTTTCGGCGCCAAAGAAAAGTGGGATCCAAAATCACAGCAAGCGGATATTCGCTGGAAAGGTCCAGATATCCTGTCATTCCAGCCGGGGATCGCCATTAATTTCCCGAAAGGCTCCGATGCTGATGAAAAAGAGGTGATCCTGCTGGTGAAGAAAGCAATGCAAGCCATTGCAGGCAAAGTTAAGTCGGATCTGCGCTCGACTATGGATGAGAATGCCGATTATCTGGATTTTCTCATCGAATCAAAGATTCAATACCGC
Proteins encoded:
- a CDS encoding copper amine oxidase N-terminal domain-containing protein yields the protein MIAKALIAAAVIAITFMNIDFPHGSPNNNVALAAAKVNRDITVLWNGKPLKLESAPVLRKGIVFLPMRELFNVMGAEIAFNKGHIDVHQADHYLGLDVDSLKANVDGSNETLHAAPFYSGGRTYISLDLLSQAFGAKEKWDPKSQQADIRWKGPDILSFQPGIAINFPKGSDADEKEVILLVKKAMQAIAGKVKSDLRSTMDENADYLDFLIESKIQYRFTQLVRIEPYDESTGRKNSTIAFYTLNAGIIKHGNYIFTSLKNKQGKWYIANID